From a region of the Butyrivibrio sp. AE3004 genome:
- a CDS encoding tyrosine-protein phosphatase — protein MIGGYAVWDTHIHIIPGVDDGARTTEEAIEMLRMEYRQGVDCVYATPHSLAFDHNAEFVQKKYEELKRAIEGARINIQLMGLGCEVFCHPGNITECIKKIKDGVYPTLSQYVLTELPTYGISINDVMICLDKIIDAGYVPVLSHVERYEFSDIKSIAFLRDKGVQIQVNAYSLTNGASSAKRKLTTELVKYGMVDFVGSDAHRLDHRPPVVEEGVKRIIELTSDVDAMLILAANPKQRLLRGE, from the coding sequence ATGATCGGAGGATACGCTGTTTGGGATACACATATTCATATAATTCCAGGAGTTGATGATGGAGCTAGGACTACAGAAGAAGCTATTGAAATGCTGAGAATGGAGTATAGACAAGGTGTGGACTGTGTTTATGCGACTCCTCATAGTTTGGCATTTGACCATAACGCAGAATTTGTGCAGAAGAAATACGAGGAACTTAAAAGAGCGATTGAAGGAGCAAGGATTAATATTCAACTTATGGGGCTTGGATGTGAAGTTTTTTGCCATCCTGGGAATATTACTGAATGCATAAAGAAAATAAAAGATGGTGTTTATCCCACTCTGTCACAATATGTTCTTACGGAGCTGCCTACATATGGTATAAGTATAAATGATGTTATGATATGTCTGGATAAGATAATTGATGCAGGATATGTTCCGGTTTTATCACATGTTGAAAGATATGAGTTTTCTGATATTAAAAGTATTGCATTTCTAAGAGATAAAGGTGTTCAGATTCAGGTAAACGCATACAGTCTTACAAATGGTGCATCGTCAGCAAAGAGAAAACTTACTACTGAACTTGTAAAATATGGAATGGTGGATTTTGTAGGAAGTGATGCACATAGACTTGACCATAGACCGCCTGTTGTTGAAGAGGGGGTAAAGAGAATAATAGAGCTGACTTCAGATGTAGATGCAATGCTGATATTAGCCGCAAACCCTAAGCAGAGATTGCTAAGAGGAGAGTAA
- a CDS encoding SprT-like domain-containing protein, with protein sequence MKDFERLKKECLDEIADLGIETGQIKEWTINTQARSRWGQCKKNKDGTYSIQIADRLLADNRISEKACKETIIHELLHTCKDCMKHTGKWKAYAQEMNEEYGYNIKRTTSGNEKGVENYKPKRMSVKYVFTCGGCGATIYRKRMSKFTRYYRNYRCTRCGAIAWRRQTVASRPA encoded by the coding sequence ATGAAGGATTTTGAAAGACTTAAGAAGGAATGCTTGGATGAGATTGCAGATTTGGGCATCGAGACAGGACAGATAAAAGAATGGACGATAAATACCCAGGCAAGGAGCAGGTGGGGGCAGTGCAAAAAGAATAAGGATGGAACATATTCTATACAGATAGCTGACCGCCTTCTTGCAGATAATCGTATATCTGAAAAGGCATGTAAGGAGACTATTATTCATGAGCTTTTGCATACATGTAAGGATTGTATGAAGCACACTGGAAAATGGAAGGCTTATGCTCAGGAGATGAATGAGGAGTATGGTTATAACATTAAGCGAACAACAAGTGGTAATGAAAAAGGTGTCGAGAACTATAAGCCTAAGAGAATGTCCGTTAAGTATGTATTTACCTGCGGGGGCTGTGGCGCAACAATCTACAGGAAACGTATGAGTAAGTTTACCAGGTATTACAGGAATTACCGGTGTACAAGGTGCGGAGCAATTGCCTGGAGAAGGCAGACTGTTGCGAGTAGACCTGCTTGA
- a CDS encoding NUDIX hydrolase has protein sequence MEFFDITDDNGIPTGKTVSRSEAHEKGIPHRTAHIWIVKKEDDDYRVLLQKRSAEKESFPGMYDTSSAGHIQAGDDPLESAQRELHEELGIRANEGDLTFAGKFHIKYEMEFHGKLFKDNEVAFVYVYEKPVDIDSLTLQKEEVDEVRWFDINEVHEGCIHRDGTFCVPIEGLETLMKYLGEKE, from the coding sequence ATGGAATTTTTTGATATAACAGACGATAATGGAATACCCACAGGGAAAACAGTAAGCAGGAGCGAAGCCCATGAAAAGGGCATCCCTCACAGAACAGCTCATATATGGATAGTAAAAAAAGAGGATGATGACTATCGGGTTCTTCTTCAGAAGAGAAGCGCAGAAAAAGAGTCCTTCCCTGGGATGTATGATACCTCTTCTGCAGGTCACATCCAGGCAGGTGATGATCCGCTCGAATCAGCACAAAGAGAACTTCATGAGGAATTGGGAATAAGAGCAAATGAGGGCGACCTTACCTTTGCAGGAAAATTCCACATTAAATATGAGATGGAGTTCCATGGAAAGCTCTTCAAGGATAATGAAGTGGCTTTTGTCTATGTATATGAAAAGCCGGTAGATATAGATAGCCTCACTCTTCAGAAGGAAGAGGTTGATGAAGTCAGATGGTTTGACATAAATGAAGTTCATGAGGGCTGCATCCACAGGGACGGCACGTTCTGTGTTCCGATAGAGGGGCTTGAAACGCTCATGAAGTATCTTGGTGAAAAAGAGTGA
- a CDS encoding AlkZ-related protein: MIDEIRSREDLVELVNEIGFLPFFSGRIEGFSLEENISYDAWYQGRWSGKIHWDAWDWKGQVLQNKELVYGKFFEKKAGFISLKLWPDFCNYRRDGYDFDARFDDGLAPYKDKDVVDLISGQGAILTREIKDSLNYKKGGNKGFETVITRLQMQTYVVPVNYEYSKRKNGDEYGWGNCRYDIAENYWGDKPCRSAYKRSPEESLDRIIKHIRKALPKMDEDVLRKLLKE, from the coding sequence ATGATAGATGAGATCAGAAGTAGAGAGGATCTGGTGGAACTTGTCAATGAGATAGGTTTTCTGCCATTCTTTTCAGGAAGGATTGAAGGCTTCTCGCTGGAAGAGAATATTTCATATGATGCATGGTATCAGGGACGCTGGAGTGGGAAAATCCATTGGGATGCCTGGGACTGGAAAGGACAGGTTCTTCAGAACAAAGAGCTTGTTTATGGCAAGTTCTTTGAGAAAAAAGCTGGATTTATCAGTTTGAAACTATGGCCGGACTTCTGTAATTACCGCAGGGATGGTTATGACTTTGATGCCAGATTTGATGACGGGCTTGCACCATATAAGGATAAAGATGTTGTGGATCTTATTTCTGGACAAGGAGCAATACTGACTCGGGAGATTAAGGACAGCTTGAATTATAAAAAGGGTGGAAACAAGGGATTTGAGACAGTGATCACCAGGCTTCAGATGCAGACATATGTTGTGCCGGTAAATTATGAATACAGTAAGCGTAAGAATGGCGATGAATACGGCTGGGGCAACTGCCGATATGATATAGCTGAAAACTACTGGGGCGACAAGCCTTGCAGATCAGCTTATAAGAGGAGTCCGGAGGAATCTTTGGACAGGATAATAAAACATATCAGAAAAGCATTACCAAAGATGGATGAGGATGTTCTTAGGAAATTACTAAAGGAATAG
- a CDS encoding helix-turn-helix domain-containing protein — MNDNDVKELVNRIRNTIKKEDIPAAELAEKAEVSYNTAKDFLNGKKDPDFRTVIRMIDAADLDISKVFEATTILIETDNPTEDFYVRKYRRLDEYGKSAVKYIIDACTSYEKEKQRLARRKNKEDSADDSEQI, encoded by the coding sequence ATGAATGACAACGATGTTAAGGAACTTGTTAACAGGATTAGGAATACGATCAAAAAAGAGGATATTCCTGCGGCAGAACTTGCCGAAAAAGCAGAAGTGAGTTACAACACTGCCAAGGATTTTCTTAACGGGAAGAAAGATCCCGATTTCAGGACAGTAATCCGTATGATCGATGCAGCTGATCTTGACATTTCAAAGGTTTTTGAAGCGACAACCATTCTTATAGAAACAGACAACCCTACGGAAGATTTTTATGTCAGAAAGTATAGAAGACTTGATGAGTATGGGAAGAGTGCTGTGAAGTATATTATCGACGCCTGTACATCGTATGAGAAAGAGAAGCAACGACTGGCAAGAAGGAAAAATAAAGAAGACAGCGCAGATGATTCAGAGCAGATATAG
- a CDS encoding helix-turn-helix domain-containing protein → MPDRKVGERLRVLRMSEGLTQEAVAKLFNLSSGRIISAYETGTRLVPLDLVVKYSGEFDISTDWILTGRDSTSCKNTA, encoded by the coding sequence ATGCCTGATAGGAAAGTCGGGGAGAGACTCAGGGTGCTCAGGATGAGTGAAGGCCTAACGCAAGAGGCGGTGGCAAAACTGTTCAATCTGTCCAGTGGCAGGATAATCTCGGCATATGAAACCGGGACAAGGCTTGTTCCGCTGGATCTGGTGGTCAAATATTCCGGTGAGTTTGATATTTCAACGGACTGGATACTGACAGGGCGAGATAGTACGAGCTGTAAGAATACTGCATAG
- a CDS encoding DUF6462 family protein, with protein sequence MDKANPIFYKEEIFLKKGEAFMMNQRSKVEETRNACKRFFKYPEAEEYFGMERKTIRRLAKECGAYLEYSTTMIRIDGPVLEEYLLTFRR encoded by the coding sequence ATGGATAAAGCCAACCCTATTTTCTATAAAGAAGAAATATTTCTAAAGAAGGGAGAAGCTTTTATGATGAATCAGAGAAGTAAAGTAGAGGAGACAAGGAACGCCTGCAAGCGCTTTTTCAAGTATCCGGAGGCAGAGGAGTACTTCGGTATGGAGCGTAAGACCATAAGGAGACTTGCGAAAGAATGTGGTGCATACCTTGAGTACAGCACAACTATGATCCGAATTGACGGACCGGTGCTGGAGGAATATTTACTGACATTCAGAAGATAA
- a CDS encoding site-specific integrase: MAKSDTKRDFRGRPLRKGELQRKSDLRYQYTYTDPYGNRKYIYSKDLMELRRKEDELKRDQLDGLDIYAAGRATIDFTFNRYMSTRSDLKGSTQANYWYTYDRYIKDNLGSKRVVDLKHSDILQFYYFLMKERNLSYNTLESVHGIIHPIFDLAVMDDIIRRNPSDKIMGKIAKREGVEIVPKKALTVEEQRAFKEYVANSPIYYHWWPIFTVLFGTGMRIGECIGLRWEDIDLEKRRISVNHSLSYYTDRKTGECRLRVSTPKTKAGIRTIPMMSSVKDAFEVEKELQLDGNGLNATVIDGMSGFIFQNRDGGCLTAADINRAIKRIYTDHNAEEILKAKKEKREPIIIPHFTCHICRHTFATRLCEVEDNPKVIQSIMGHKSVVTTFDVYADSSDRRNEVSFNKLVDRWNDAF, encoded by the coding sequence ATGGCTAAATCTGACACAAAGAGAGACTTTAGAGGTCGGCCTCTGAGAAAAGGAGAGCTGCAACGCAAATCTGACCTGCGATATCAGTACACCTACACAGATCCTTATGGTAATAGGAAATACATATATTCCAAAGATCTGATGGAACTGAGGCGCAAGGAGGATGAACTAAAGAGAGACCAGCTAGACGGGTTAGACATCTATGCTGCTGGAAGAGCTACTATCGATTTTACTTTTAACAGGTACATGTCAACGAGAAGTGATCTCAAGGGTTCAACACAGGCCAATTACTGGTATACGTATGATCGCTATATCAAGGATAACCTCGGATCCAAGAGAGTTGTTGACCTGAAACACTCAGACATTCTCCAGTTTTATTATTTCCTTATGAAGGAGAGAAATCTTTCGTATAACACACTGGAATCAGTGCATGGTATCATTCATCCGATTTTCGATCTTGCGGTGATGGATGATATAATAAGAAGGAATCCTTCCGATAAGATCATGGGTAAGATTGCAAAAAGAGAAGGAGTGGAGATTGTACCCAAAAAAGCTCTGACAGTTGAAGAGCAGAGAGCATTTAAGGAGTACGTTGCAAACAGTCCTATATACTATCATTGGTGGCCAATCTTCACGGTGCTTTTTGGTACCGGAATGAGAATCGGCGAATGCATCGGCCTAAGATGGGAAGACATTGATCTTGAGAAGAGAAGAATCAGCGTTAATCACAGTCTTTCATATTATACTGACAGGAAGACAGGTGAGTGCAGACTGAGAGTATCGACTCCCAAGACCAAGGCGGGTATCAGAACTATTCCGATGATGAGCTCTGTCAAGGATGCTTTCGAGGTCGAAAAAGAGTTACAGCTGGATGGCAATGGTCTCAACGCTACTGTGATAGATGGAATGAGTGGTTTCATCTTCCAGAACAGAGACGGAGGCTGCCTTACTGCAGCAGATATCAATCGGGCGATCAAGAGAATTTACACGGATCACAACGCAGAGGAAATTCTTAAGGCAAAGAAAGAAAAGAGAGAACCGATAATCATCCCTCATTTCACATGTCATATCTGCAGACATACTTTTGCTACAAGACTCTGTGAAGTTGAGGACAACCCCAAAGTAATCCAGTCGATCATGGGTCACAAGAGCGTGGTGACA